TCCCTTCCTCCACTGTGGCACTCCCGGGCTCAGGACTCCGCCGGAGGCCGGACCAGCTCCAGCCACACGGTCTTCCCGCCCCCGTCGGTCGGCTCGCAGCCCCACGCGGTGGCCAGCCGGTCCACCACCCGCAGGCCGTGCCCGCCCGGCCCCGGCGGCACGTGCCGGGGCCGCAGCACCGGCGGCCGGTCGTCGGCGTCCCGGACGGCGACCCGCACCAGCGGTCCGTGCCTGGTCAGTACCAGCGCGTAGGGTCCGGCGGCGTGCTGGCAGGCATTGGTGACGAGTTCACTGGTCATCAGCAGGACGTCCTCGACGGCAGCCCGGGTGCCGGCGTCCGGAGCGGGAAGCCAGCCCCAGGCCTGCAGGGCGAGCCGGGTGAAGTCGCGGCTGCGGGCCACCGCCCCGGGGGCGGCGG
The DNA window shown above is from Streptomyces sp. TLI_171 and carries:
- a CDS encoding ATP-binding protein, which produces MGVHPLRAGRDRRSLPLTAAPGAVARSRDFTRLALQAWGWLPAPDAGTRAAVEDVLLMTSELVTNACQHAAGPYALVLTRHGPLVRVAVRDADDRPPVLRPRHVPPGPGGHGLRVVDRLATAWGCEPTDGGGKTVWLELVRPPAES